One window from the genome of Ruegeria sp. THAF33 encodes:
- a CDS encoding benzoate/H(+) symporter BenE family transporter: MSYAGPLLIYLSAAESVGTSKEGFSSWVFAISVAAGLSSIGLSLWFRVPVAMAWSAPGTVLLISLGTSLSPAEMVGAYVAVAAILVLIGFSGVFERLVQLLPPSVTNGMMAGILFGFGLKAAGGLATDPAAIALLIVVFAVCAMLFPRYSMLVLLASALLISAVFYDASVGTVGVVFASLEVSGPVFSMGAMLSLALPLLITTLSGQYLPGMAILRANGFRISANPILIVGGLVSVLAALLGGITTALASITAAFCAGSDSHEDPDRRYVAGIACGVFFCLGGVFAGTIVEVLVLLPTALIALLAGLALLQPILKFTGAMLASEDAQAGLLTFLFTASGVTLFGIGSAFWGVVIGIAVHFLGRSAELFSGKTHT; encoded by the coding sequence GTGTCCTACGCCGGTCCGCTTCTGATCTATCTGAGCGCTGCGGAATCGGTGGGCACCTCGAAGGAGGGTTTTTCGTCCTGGGTCTTCGCAATTTCCGTGGCAGCTGGGCTGTCGAGCATCGGGCTCAGCCTGTGGTTCCGTGTTCCGGTCGCGATGGCATGGTCGGCCCCTGGCACGGTCCTTCTGATTTCTCTCGGGACATCCTTGTCACCCGCCGAGATGGTCGGTGCCTATGTCGCTGTGGCAGCGATTCTGGTGCTCATCGGCTTTTCCGGCGTCTTCGAACGGCTTGTACAACTCCTCCCGCCTTCGGTGACCAATGGAATGATGGCTGGCATACTCTTCGGATTCGGCCTAAAGGCCGCCGGAGGATTGGCAACTGATCCTGCCGCAATTGCGCTGCTGATCGTCGTCTTCGCCGTCTGCGCGATGCTCTTTCCCCGTTATTCCATGCTTGTCCTGCTGGCCTCGGCACTGTTGATCAGCGCCGTCTTCTACGATGCATCGGTTGGAACCGTGGGCGTGGTTTTCGCGTCCCTCGAAGTCAGCGGACCGGTCTTTTCAATGGGGGCCATGCTGAGCCTGGCATTGCCTTTGCTCATCACAACACTGAGCGGACAATACCTTCCGGGGATGGCGATCCTAAGGGCCAATGGCTTCCGGATTTCGGCAAATCCGATCCTCATTGTTGGCGGCCTTGTCTCTGTCTTGGCCGCGCTCTTGGGCGGAATAACAACCGCTCTGGCCTCGATCACCGCAGCCTTCTGTGCGGGATCGGATAGCCATGAAGACCCCGACCGCCGTTATGTCGCCGGCATCGCCTGTGGCGTTTTCTTCTGCCTTGGCGGCGTTTTCGCCGGGACCATCGTTGAAGTACTGGTGCTTTTGCCGACGGCGCTTATTGCCCTGCTGGCTGGTCTCGCGCTCTTACAACCTATCCTGAAATTCACCGGTGCGATGCTTGCGTCTGAAGATGCTCAGGCGGGGCTGCTGACGTTCCTGTTCACGGCATCTGGTGTGACCCTGTTCGGAATCGGTTCGGCCTTCTGGGGGGTGGTTATTGGGATCGCCGTCCACTTTCTAGGCAGGTCCGCCGAGTTGTTTTCGGGCAAAACACACACCTGA
- a CDS encoding 3-oxoacid CoA-transferase subunit B, whose amino-acid sequence MPWDRNRMAARAAQELEDGMYVNLGIGIPTLVANYVGDKDITLQSENGMLGMGPFPFEGEEDPDLINAGKQTITELNRTSYFDSAMSFGMIRGGKIAAAVLGAMEVSEKGDLANWMIPRKLVKGMGGAMDLVAGVGRVVVVMDHTNKHGDSKLLKECTLPLTGKGVVDRIITNLGVLDVTHKGLHIVECADAVSRDDIIKATEATIV is encoded by the coding sequence ATGCCCTGGGATCGCAACCGGATGGCGGCACGTGCCGCACAGGAACTCGAAGACGGCATGTATGTGAACCTCGGGATCGGCATCCCGACGCTTGTCGCCAACTACGTCGGCGACAAGGATATCACGCTGCAGTCGGAAAACGGCATGCTCGGCATGGGTCCGTTCCCGTTCGAGGGCGAAGAGGACCCGGACCTGATCAATGCCGGCAAGCAGACGATCACCGAGCTGAACCGAACCTCGTACTTCGACAGCGCCATGTCCTTCGGAATGATCCGCGGCGGCAAGATCGCCGCGGCAGTCTTGGGTGCAATGGAAGTTTCCGAGAAGGGTGACCTCGCAAACTGGATGATCCCGAGAAAGCTCGTGAAGGGTATGGGCGGTGCGATGGACCTCGTTGCCGGTGTTGGCCGTGTTGTGGTGGTGATGGATCACACCAACAAGCATGGTGACAGCAAGCTCTTGAAGGAGTGTACGTTGCCGTTGACTGGCAAAGGCGTGGTCGACAGGATCATCACCAACCTCGGTGTTCTGGACGTGACCCACAAGGGCCTGCACATCGTCGAATGCGCCGATGCTGTCTCCCGCGACGATATCATCAAGGCGACCGAGGCAACGATTGTCTGA